In the genome of Methanobrevibacter sp., the window GTAGCATCTGCCAGGATCAAACAGAATTGAACACATAACAGACATAATATAATAAGTATTATGAAGTACGCTAAAAATATAGACGAGTATACACTAAATTTGAAACAAATTAATTTGTAACTAATTCACCACATCTACAAAACCAACATCATACTTGAGAAAATTCAAGTACTCACTAAAGTATAGCTACATGTGGAAAAGCAGTCATCATTGTCATAATTGTTAATACAATAAAACTTAGACCAACGCCATAAAACATATAGCACATCTATTAGACAGACAAATTTTAGTAACAAATTCAATTAAAAAATATTGCAATAACTATTAAATTATTAAAATATTTTATTAAAATATTTATTAAATGATATTACACTATAAAATTACGTTAATTTTTAAATAAATAAATCATAATAAAAACAGAAAATAAAATTTTAACACTGTTAAGAAATTCAAAATAAAAATTAATTGTTTGTTAAAATAATAAAATAAGAAACAATAGCCCGTATTCCTATATGAGCCATTGAGAAATTGAATAACTACTATATAAATGTAACTATTTAAAACCGATTAATCTAATTTTTTTCGAATAACTGAAATTATTCTAGTTAAACTTCTATGCATCTTAATTCCATATTGCTCGACAATTTCAAAACCGACATCATCAGCAAGAGGTTTTAAATCCACATAGTGAGGACTGGCCATGCAGAGATATGCGTCATCCATCATATTATCATATATTGAATTGAAGAATTCTTTAAAAATATCATTTCCTTCAATATCTCCAGTAGAAGTTGAAATTCCATAAGGCGGATCTGTAACTACTGCAGCAACTTTCTCATACATTTTCAGTTCACGGACATCTATATTGAAAGTCCTATAATCTGTTATCCCATAATAATCCAAATTTATTGAAGTTCCATTTTTCATTTTCCAGTAAACATCTGATCCTACAACTTTACATCCTATCAGCCCTGCTTCAATAAGGATTCCGCCGGTTCCGCAAAACGGATCAAGCAATAGCTGACCTTCTGTAACTCGGGACAGGTTTACCATGCACCTTGCCAGTTTCGGACTCATTGAACCAGGATAGAAAAATGGTCTTTTGTGAGGTTTGCTGTCCTGAAAATGTTTTTTATTTAATTTAATCTTTTCAATGGCTATGTAAACATCATTTTCAAATGCCACCAGACGAACCAATGAATTGGGATTTCTTAATTTAACTTTAATATCACTATAATTTTCCAAAATCAGAGATCCCGCCTTTCTTTCTGTTGCAACAGTGTCAATTTGAGAATTGAATCTTTTTACACGCACTGCAAAACTTTCACTGATATAACTTGACCAGTCAATTGCTGAGATATCATCATTTAATGAGTCAACAGATGACTTTTTTATTATTTCATGAACTTCATGAGTATAACCAAGTCTTTTTGTTAAAATTGCATAATACTCATCAATTTTATCCGGAGAAATATTTTCCAGTACAACTAATCCTTCAGTTACTGGATTTACATCAGCTTCAATATTTTCACATTCCATTACAGCTCGAAGTTCAGCCTGAGGCAACAGTGGATGTTCCTGAGATTGTATACATAGTAATTCCATTAAAATACACCTAAAAAAATTAAAAAAAAATTATTTTTTGAACTTGTCAAAATGTCTTCTTATTACAGTTTCACTGGAATCCTCTTTTTCATCTACCTGAGGAGATTCTTTTTGAGGAGTTTCTTCCACTTCTTCATCATAATAAGTTTGAGGTCCATAATCATGATAGTATTCATCACTTCTTTGTGAATAATTGTCCCTTACTTCATCATAATAAGTTTGAGGTTCAGGGTCATGATAGTATTCATCACTTCTTTGTGAATAATTGTCATTTACTTCCTCATAATAGCCTTCATTTGAAAAATTTCTTGGGGAGTTATCATATTGAACATTATACTCATTGGAATTGTCCGCAACCCTATTCATTGTCCTTTCAAAATCTTCATCGTAGGGTTCATATTCATATTTTTTGGAAGGAGGTTCCTGAAAGCTGAACTCTTCCGGATAATATTCATATTCCCTACGGGGATAACTTTTTCTTTCACGGGTTATTGGAGTAATCGGTTCATACTCATCATAATACATTTCATCTTCAACGAAATCATTTTGAGGAATGTTCGCAGAAGAATATCTCCTATTTTCAGGACCCCTGTTGATGAAATTCCTAGGAGGTTCCTGGAAGTTTCTATAACCCATCATATTGGAAAAGATTATTTCCTCCACCTTTGACGGACTGGAAATATTTTCAAGTGTCAACTGATTATTGTCATAAGCGCTGAATGCGGAAACTGTACCTACATTAAACATTTTTGCAAGAAAGCTTTGAGAAGAGTTTACATCCTGAATGGTTGTATAAGGCATGTAATTTTTCTTTGTAGACAATATTCCAGATTTAATTATGATTCTTGTATCTGTCAATGTATACTCAATTGAGTACCATCTGAGAAGTTGCATGATAATATATAAAATGACCACCAGTATAACAACAAAAAATGCTATTGCAGCATATCTTGTTAACGGAAGTCTGATATGTGAAATTAGATAAACTTGCATTTCACCGATAAACTGAATTATCATAGGTGAAACAAAAAAAACAATGGCTAATAAAACAACGCCATAAATAGCTTTTTTACAACCTAAAAACATATTAGGCTTTGTTTTATAAAGAACTCTTTCATTAGCTCTTTCATCATTTTTACTAAATAACATAATTATAATATTTTAACTTACTTTTAAATAAAGTTTTACTAAAAAAAAGTTTAAGAAATAAGCCTCAGCTCGCCCATCATTCATCACCAATCAGAGCTCATAGGGTTCATCATTGGCTTATTTTAAAAAATAAGAAGAATTAAATTTAACCGAACATTACACCTGCTTCGGTGTTGTATAATTCTTCTTCATTAGTTTTACTCATGACTTTTTCGACTGCGTCCATAAAGTCATCTACTGTAATTTTGTCACGTTTGTCACGAATGGCAAACATACCTGCTTCAGTACATACTGCTTTTAAATCCGCACCTGAAAGGCCGTCGGTCAAGTCTGCAAGCAAGTCAATATCTGCTGCTTCTTCAAATGACATGTTTTTGGTGTGGATTTTAAGAATTTCCTTTCTTCCGTCAATGTTTGGAAGAGGAACTTCAATGAATCTGTCAAAACGTCCAGGACGTAACAGTGCAGGATCCAAAATATCAGGCCTGTTTGTAGCTCCGATAATTCCGATATCTCCTCTTGATTCAAATCCGTCAAGTTCTGCAAGCAGTTGCATTAAAGTTCTTTGAACTTCCCTGTCACCGCTGGTGGAACTTTTAAGTCTTTTAGCAGCTACTGCATCAAGCTCATCAATGAAAATAATTGCAGGTGCCTTTTCCTTAGCAAGTTCGAATACTTCACGAACAAGTCTTGCACCTTCACCAATGTACTTTTTGACAAACTCTGAAGCTACGATTTTAATGAATGTAGCGTTGGTTTCATTTGCAACAGCTTTTGCAAGTAAAGTTTTACCGGTTCCAGGAGGTCCGTATAACAGAATACCTTTAGGAGGTTCGATACCTACTTTCTCGAATAATTCCGGTTCAGTCAATGGAAGCTCAACAGTTTCCTTAACTTCCACGATTTGCTCTTCTAAACCACCGATTTTATCATAAGTAATATCAGGTTTTGTTTCTATTTCCATTCCAGAAACATTGGCATCTTTTTCTGAAGGCAGTACTTCAACTATACCGAAAGTCTGTTGGTTGAGTGCAACCCTTGAACCTGGTACTAATAATTTTTCATCTAAGAATTTTGAGTAATTAACAAGAAAACTAGGTCCGGTGCTACTTTTAACAGTCATTCTATTATCATCTAACACTTCAGTAATTGTTGCTAATACTAAAGGAGGAGACCTGAACCTATCTACTTCTGAACGTAAAGATTTGGTTTCTCTTTCTAATCTAATTTTTTCATTTTCTATTAGGACTTTATCCTTTTCTAATTTCCTAACTTTCCACATTAAGTTACTTTTAGCTTTGGATTTTTCTTCCCTTAAAGAATCTATTTCTTCTTGTAGAGATTCTACTTTTTCAATCAATTGTTCTTTTGAAGAATTTTCCAAATCATCAAAATCATCCATGTGAATCATCTCCAGTTAGTTATAAATTTATACATCATGTTACTTTAATAACAATTTGTAATTTTAAAGTATTTAAAGGTATTCATTTTAGAACATACTAACAAATATTAATAAGTTAAATCATATAATATAATTAAAAAAAAATATAGGAAACTGATTAAAATGGAATGTGAAATTTGCGGTAAACCAGTACCTGAACATAATCCAATAAGAGCTAAAATTGAAGGATCAGTTATGATTGTATGTAAAGAGTGTTCCAAACTTGGAAAAATCCAAAAGGCACCTCCTAAACCAAAATACGTACAACAAAAAAACAAACGTCAACCAAATAAACCTAAAAGAAATTATTCAAGAAATGATGAACCTTCTGAAGAACTGATTGAAGATTTCGACATGACCATCAGAAAGGCCAGGGAATCTAAAAATTGGTCCCGTGAAGATTTAGGTAAAAAAATAAATGAAAGAGTTTCAGTCATAACAAGAATTGAAACCGGAAAAATGACACCGGATACAAAACTCACTAAAAAATTCGAAAAGGCATTGAATATTAAATTGCTTGAAAAAGTAGAAAATGTTGATTTGAATCAGTTCATAAACAGTTCATCCGGCGAACGTACACTTGGAAATATAATGAAAATAAAAAGGAAATAGTTATTTTAAATAACTATTCAATTTTTCATTTTTGACATACCTGTCCTTGCCTTTTATTTTATAATCAATCATCCCTTCATTTATAGCCTTGCCGGAACGATATTCCTTAAAATATTCGGCTCCATCCAACTTATTTTTTAATTGAGAATAACCGTCATACTCATCACTTACAACAACTACGTGAGCAGGTGGATGAATATTTTTAATTTGCAGAATGCTTAAAGTAGTATCTTCCTTTACAAAAAAAGCGGTTGCAACATTTGATTTGGTTTTAAGTTTGGCATTGAGTATACCTTCCACCAGTGAATCTGCAAAATTAGAATCGATGACTCTAGGTTTTGTAACTAAATTTAAGTTAGCATGCCTTTCCATATCATTAATAGCACTGAGCAATTTTGAGTTATTTTCTCCTCTCACTAAAATTAAAGCCATAATATCACAATATAAAAAAAATTAAAGGTGAAAATCACCTTTCTTGGAATGATTTTAATAATCTACTTCTAAATACAACCAGCAGAATCAGAATAATACCTACAGCCGTTTGGATACTGCCTAAGATATTTAAAATGTTACCGTCAATAGGCAAGTCCCATGCAGGAGAAGATCTGTCTCCAGGCAATGCATTATAATAAACACCAACTGCTTTAGAACCCTGTTTTACGTTAATGTCCTTAGGTTCAACATGGTCAACACCCATTAAAAGACCGTTGTTAATACCTTTATTGATGGATCCTGCAATAGCAGATGCATCATAACCATATTTGGCTACTGACGCTTCAACAATCTCTTTTGTGGTTGAGGCCAATCCTGACTTATCACTACCATAAACCGATACACTTACCGCATTAGGGCTGACCGTCAATGCATTTCCTAAAGCTTCATATGCATAAACAGTTCTTAAATCTCCTTCACAAACAGGACATTTATCATAACCTTCAGATGCAGGATAACCGACACTCCATCCGCAGTCTTCACAGACTTTGGAGTATTCCTCATCCATAGGATAACCTGATTCATTCATATCTTTAGGAGTGAACATGTCACCGGTTGATATTCCGGAAACGAGGTTTACACCACCCCCACCGTATTTTTCTCCAGAGTCATTAGCTACTTCTCCCATAGCTTCTGAAAGAATAGTGGTTGCAGGATAACCGTCCCTAATCATTTTACCAATGTTCATTGCAGTTTCTTTTCTAACTGTATCTGCAGTACCATACATTGGGTTTCCGTCAGTGTTCCTCAAGTGAATAATACCTCCTTTTTGACCAGGCTGCAATGTAGCTATACCACTGTTATACGGAGTAACCTTAATTGTATTTGCTGCATCATCCACAGTAATTACATATGCGTCGAAAGACCCACCAATTGCGGCACCCATATTCGGACCACCTACGAGAAGACGAGCACCATCATATGAAGATGCAATAGCTGCCGCAGAAGCTGCTGATGCATTATTTTCTAAAGTAGCAACAGCATCAACAATGGAATCCAACCTGGTATCAGAACTACCGGTACCCCCTGAGAGTACTGCAAACTGATTATTCTTAGACATTAAAAATGTAGATTGGAACATGTTGTCTGCAAAGGACATACTTCCTGCAGCTGCACCGTTAGGATCTTGTCCAGTAGGATCAGTAATAACAATAATGTTACAAGTAGCTGCTACGCTACTCATAGTCATTAAAAATATTATTAAGAAAACTATGGATGCTTTAAAATTTCTAGATTTCATTTATTACTCCTAGTGCTATTTTCTAATTCAACAGAAGAAAAGTCTTCTATAACTGTAACAGTCACTACACCAGTATTTTTATCCACTTGTACATCAGCAGCAGTAATTGGCATAACTGATGTACCTGGAACCGTCGATTGTGCTGCAAATTCTTGAGCCGTCTGCAGCGCGTCCTGGAGAGATACCTCCCGTTTAGAAGTTTTTAATATGTCTCCATAAATTACACTACCATCCCTGAAACCGGCCTGCATCACATTTGCCCTGATAGTATCCACCGGAACAATATCATTTCCTTTAACAATGATTCCGGATATTGGAGTACCGTCACTCATCTCATCAGAGGATGCAAAGGCCACATAGGTAATTAAACGGCCACAAAGAATCAAAATAAACGCAAGTAATAAAATAATTAATGTGTCTCTTCTAATCTTTATAAACATGTTTATATCCTCATAAGCATATTATTCTTATTCTAGAATAAATTATACATTTATTATATTAAGTTAATATGATATTTAAATTTATATAATATCATTTAAAATAGATTCAGCGGGATCCATTCCCTGAGCGCCAATCAATAAAATAACATCATTTTTATCTGCTTTCTGGTAAGTATCAGCCAAACATTCCTTTAAATTATCATAATGAATAAATTCCACATTATTTTCATTTAATGTGTTGAAAAATACTTCCCTTTCGCCGTCCTCAACAAAATTCAAATCGTTTACAACATCATTGCTTGAAGATAAAATTAACTGAATATTATCGTCCATGGATTCGACAAGAGCGTCAACATTCAACTGATTGATTTCAATTCCTCTTGAACCCCTGATGGCGCATACGACATATAATGTCTGATTTTCACCAAGGAGTTTTTTAGTCTCAGAAATGGTTGCCCTTATCCCATCAGGATTATGTGCAAAATCATCTAAAATCAAAGGGGAATCATTCAATTTTGCAAAACGCCTATTCAATGCCTTGTATGATTTGACCCCTTCTGCAATGACGTTAATATCCAAACCTAAAGAGATGGTTGCGCCGATAGCTGACAGGATATTTTGTATGAAATGAGCGCTTTTGAAAGGAAGCTCATCATAGGTTAAAATTACCTGACCGCCATATACTATCTCACTTCCGTTAAAGTAAACTGAATTGTCCTCGCTGATTTCGGACATGGATGTGTAAAACGGATTTTTGGCGTCCAATTTCATTACAAGTTCATCATCATGATTAAGTATGCAGATACCGTCACCAATAGCTTTAGGAACTGCTACAATCTCATCAAAAACGTCTTCAATTGAATTGACAAGACCAATATGATCCATAGCAATATTTGTAATTACTCCAACTTTCGGACTAACTGCCTCACTCATTAAAGCTGCATGATTTTTCATCAGATGACCTAACCATCCCTGAACTTCTGAAATCTCTATAACCAGATAGTCAAGCTCTCCGTTTGCAGCAACTTCATCGGAAATCAATTTAGAAACCATAGGATCAATGAGAGTATTGAACTCGGATTCACTGTCAGTATTGGTAAGAACATGATAACCTGCATTGTCCAATATATGATAGATTAAATGTGAAGTTGTTGACTTTCCGTTAGTGCCGGTAATAACAATATTTGTTGAATTTGGAGAAAATTTCTCGATTGTATGGGACAGTGCGTAAGCATTTGCAAGTTCTATTTTATCTGTTATAATCAGCGGAAAGTTTAACTTTTCAGCCATTTGACAAGCGCCATCCTTTGGAGTCTGAGTAATCAGGCATGCAATATTTTTTTGAAATGCAATTTCAATACCCTTTGCATCAATCCAATGCCTTATAACAATATCTCCAGTATGAGCATCATTTAAGAATGTAAATTTTCCGGTAAATCCGTCAATAGAGAAAAAATCAACATTACCAATAAGTTTTCCTTCAATATCCCTAGCCAAATCTTGAATATCCATATAATCACCAAAAAAAAGATAAAATTAAAATAAGTACATCTTAGCTAAAATACCAACAATAGCTAATAATGCTGTAACCGCCCAGTAACTGAGAACAATTTTTATCTCAGACATTCCATAATGGTTTAAAGTGTGATGAAGCGGTTCTACAGGCAATTTAATAATATGTGCTCTGTGAAGTAAACTTACCACAACAGAAATGATAGGAACTCCTAACACAAGAACTCCAAAGTAAGGTATGTCACATACCATTACTGCAGCAGCATAACCTGTTCCCAATACAAATGAACCTGTATCCCCCATAAATATTGAAGCCGGGAATTTATTGAATACTAAAAATCCTAGACATAAAGCTGTCAATATTAAAAATGGTGGAATAATTGTTGCAGGTCCGAATAAATATCCATATATGCAGCATGCAAATGAAGCGATGCCAACAATACCTGCTGCCAAACCATCCATACCGTCAATCAGATTAACGGAATTAATTGATCCTAAAACACCTATAATTACAACAGGAATAGCTAAAATACCTAATTCAAAACCACCTAAAGTAGTTATGACACCAGTTAATGCTAAAATAAATCCTAAAACAATTTGACATATTATTTTTTCAAGCTCTTCAGGTTCTGTTTTGATTGGAACTTCTCCAATAACCTTTACTTTGCCAGCTTCCAGCAAGTCATCGACTTCCGCTTTTGCTTTTGGAGTAGCAACACGAACCTCCTCATTAGGTTCAACATCCAATCTTCCAAGAGTAATTACTTCATTAGATATGTTAACAACAATTTTTTGAACTTCTTTAACTTTCAAACCGATTAAATCATCAACTAAACCAACTATTCCTCCTGCGAGCATAATAAATGAAACAATCAGAATAGGAGTATTTTGATAATATAATGCTATAATTAAAGAAATTGTAAATAAGAATGCAATACCTCCCATTGTAGGAGTACCGCTCTTATGCCTATGTTCACTAACTATAGGGTTATCAGCAATCTTTGCTTGAAGCAATATCCTTTTAATATACCATGTAAAGAATATTGTAGCACACAATGTTATTAAAAAAAGAATTAACATATCTGTATTATTCATCTTACCACACAAAAATATTCTAATCATTAGAATATTTATCGATAGTAGTATATAATTATAACTTATAACACAGATTTAAGTTAATTTATCAACTAAATCTTCAAGCTCTTTTTTTGAATTTGCCCTTGCAGTCACCCTCTGATAGCCTTCAGGACCATGAACAACAAAATCATTATATGCAAATGATTTTACAGGCTCTTTAGGAGAAGGACCTTCATAATTTCCTATCGGAATTTCAGTGGAATAATAATACTCCAATTTATCGGAAATATTGGCCAAGCTAAATTCACCTATTGCCATGTTAATAAGTTCGCATAAAGAGTTCACAGAACAGGTGGCTGTTGTCAAATACCTTGTACCGTTTGGACGGGTATTGACCTCAATAGCATACAGCTGGTCATTTTTAGGACTGTACATGAAATCCATTTCAAAAATACCATCTGAATTTAGGTTTTTAGCCACCTTATATGCAGTATGCTGAACCAGATTATTGTCCAATCCTTTAACCATGCACGGACCTGTTTTTACTTTATTTAACGGGTGTGTTCCTTCAATAGTTGTTTCACCCTTATAAATAGGAGGCAGTGCAACGTATTCACCGTTGAATCCCAAAACTTCTATGGAAATTTCAGATCCTTCAATGAATTCTTCACATAATGCCTGATTAAAATCATTGAAATATTCATTTACATCTTCAATCGATTTTGCTACCTTAATATCCTTTCCTCCCTGGCCTTCACCCTGTTTTAATACAACAGGAAAATCCAAAGTCAATTCATCAGGACTTGTTAGGATTTGATAGTTTGGAGTTACAACACCGATGTCATTGTAAAACTCTTTTGTCTTAATTTTATTGGATGTTAACTCAACTGCACGAACATCAGCTGCAATCACAGGAATGCCGTGTTCCTTTTCGACTTCCTCCTTCATGTGTGCAACATCAATCAGCGGAGGGTCAATACCTATCAGAGGAATGATTGCATCAACATTCTGCATTAATGCCACCTGTTTAGGCCCATCCATTCCACGAGGAACAATGAAAACCTGGTCAGGTAAATCCAGATTAATAGCATTCTCATTTGATTCTGTGAGTACGCTTTCTATGCCTTTTTCTTTGACATACCAGTCAACATCATCATATAATCTTGAACCAATAAATAAAATTTTCATACAATAATCCCTTTTAATATTTTAATAAAGTCATTAGCGGCATTTTCAACATTGGCTGTTGGTTTATCATCATAATCCATGGATTCTGGTTCTATTCCAACAAAAATTATCTTAAAATCAGTTCCCTGTTCCAGATATCTTACAAAAAAAGATAATGACATTGAATGGGTTGAAATGCCTATGTTAGCAAAATCGTCCTTATCGACAATTTTAATATCTCCCGGTTCACCGTCCATCAGACATGCATCCACAATTATCACATGGGACGGATTTTCCTTTCGGATTTTACCGGTGAAATTTTCTGGAACTGTTTGAGCATCAATAAACAGCATCTTTTCATTATCTTCAATGTTTTCTTCTTTCAGTTTCTTAATTATATATGGACCTACTCCATCATCACATTTGAGCTCATTGCCAACTCCCAGTATGATTAATTTTTCAAAATCTTGTAAAAAAGAACTTAATTGAGATTCAAAAGACAAATAGACCACCATTTAAATTATTTCAGATTTGATACTTTCAATTCCATTTCCCATAATATATTTTAATTTTACTTTTATTAAATCATTGCTTTTTACAAATTTTTCTTCCAATGGAATTAATAATGGTGGATTCAACATTGGTGTTGGGCCGCAAATTAAATTATCATTGAGTTTAGTGAATGTGGTTATTTTCAATCCGTTGATTTTTCCGTCATGCAGTGCTTTAAAAAGTATTTCTGCTTCAAAGTCAGGATTAATATCCTCTAAAAAATTAAATTCAGAATAAATAACGGGCCGGGACATCTCTTCATATTTTGCATTTTCATCCCAATGGACATATTCCCTCTGCATATTGACTAGTTCAGCAGAGTTGATTATTCCCTGAGGAATTATTTTACCGTCTTTTTTTAAAAACTGTCTGGCATGATTTAAAACCGGAACCTCTTCCTCATCTATTAAAGCAGTATCCATCATTTCACAGACTATCAAATCAGCCTTTTCAGTAAACTTATAATTTAAAACATCACTGTTGACAACCTGAATGTTTTCAAAATCAGACAGGTTTTCTTTTGCACAGTCATATGTGCCTTTTTCAATTTCAACAGCTACAATTTCCTTAAAATAATCACTTAAAAAATAAGATAATACTCCACTACCGCAACCTAAATCATAAGCCAAATCCATTTTTCCTTCATAATCTCTAATTGCCTGTAAAAATCCCGCAAGTCTTTCAGAATCTTTAAGCAAGTCAAAATGGTAGGGAGTAGTTTTGAATTTCATGAGAAATAAAAAAGAATTAATGGTAGTGATGAGCATGGCCATGAGAATGACCAGGTTCGTTGAATTCCTCACCATTTGCAGTACTGGTGAGTTTTACATGTTCAACGCCTTTAAGTCTCATAATTCTTTCAGTTAAATCACGAATTTCTGCAATGTCTCCGTTTACAACAACAATTTCCATACAGTATTTATCGGTCATGTGGATATGCATACTGGTATTGATTTCATTTCTGAAACTGTGTTGAATATCTGCCAGGCTTTCCATTACGCCGGTATAATGATGATCATAAATAACAGTGATAATACCTATTCTTTGACCTTCCATGGAATTCATCCACTGGTATCTAACGATATAATCTTGAAGAGCATCACGAATTCCTTTTGAACGTGACTGATAACCTCTCTCTTTTAGAACTTCATCAAAATCTGCTAATAATTTCTTAGGTAATGACATACTTATTCTCATCATAAAAAAACACTACTTTAAAATTAATTAATAAGTA includes:
- a CDS encoding methyltransferase domain-containing protein → MKFKTTPYHFDLLKDSERLAGFLQAIRDYEGKMDLAYDLGCGSGVLSYFLSDYFKEIVAVEIEKGTYDCAKENLSDFENIQVVNSDVLNYKFTEKADLIVCEMMDTALIDEEEVPVLNHARQFLKKDGKIIPQGIINSAELVNMQREYVHWDENAKYEEMSRPVIYSEFNFLEDINPDFEAEILFKALHDGKINGLKITTFTKLNDNLICGPTPMLNPPLLIPLEEKFVKSNDLIKVKLKYIMGNGIESIKSEII
- the nikR gene encoding nickel-responsive transcriptional regulator NikR, producing MMRISMSLPKKLLADFDEVLKERGYQSRSKGIRDALQDYIVRYQWMNSMEGQRIGIITVIYDHHYTGVMESLADIQHSFRNEINTSMHIHMTDKYCMEIVVVNGDIAEIRDLTERIMRLKGVEHVKLTSTANGEEFNEPGHSHGHAHHYH